Sequence from the Primulina huaijiensis isolate GDHJ02 chromosome 16, ASM1229523v2, whole genome shotgun sequence genome:
ttttatttccaaGTCACCGCTgctgtaactgatcagtttaaTTCCCTATTTTGACTGCTAATATCTATTCTGTCCCCTCggggaaaacaaaattttcagtATTTGATGAGATCTATCAAAAGCCAGAAAAATTGTGTGATTGAGTAATGACGATGAAAGAACGATACATTGACCTTCGGTCTTCTGccatcgttttttttttgtgttcagtctctgggtacttttttagtatcacattttcacatgaagtgtaccacaatttgtatgacatagtaccacaattttgtgggtagagagtgaacccaaagaaatgttttgattgaggatttttcaccaacttctccaTGAAAGAATGataaatgtatttattttttaaacttttttaaacatatatgtttttcccaaaaaaaaaagtaattattaTATGGTGTACAAtctcaattaaatttttataaaatggcTCACTGTTACTAGCTAGGATTACCAGATGACTGCCatacatgcatgcatgcatgagtCTGGCAGTAGGCAACCTCTGCAAAGGGCTTTCACTGTTGcaatataagaatttttaatTACTTTTCCTGCAATTCATGCTTTTAGGGATGGAACTAAAATTTGCTACAGCAAACAATTAAGAAGCTTGAgttaacaattaaataagattCCTATGGAGTATGTACGTTATTGTCGGTGCCTTCGATCCTTCTCAAACTTTAAGGTAACATAATGTCATTGGATTCATGTGATAGGTTGATGAGATAttgttttaacaaaaaaaaatcttgtgCAACAGTTATATAAGTCAAATAtgtaagataaatattttatttggataaattataaaaaattattaccttttaatgtAAATAGAGATATTACTTtttcgtctcacgaataaagatccgtgagactatTTCACAAAAAACATACTCTTGTTTTATttcatatgatttttaaaaataaaataattaatcatttaattatgTGTTAAAAATCAATCCTTGCTCAATTATTCATGTTCATCCCAAATAATGTGCTTTTggagaaatcaataaaaaaaaattattaattcaaaGCCTATTTTCCAAGATTCTCATAAGCGAATAATTAATGTCACATGCAATATCATATCAGTCAAACCACATGTACACTCGTGCAATCATTCCAATggtttacaaaaataaatatagcaGCATCTGTATTCTATATCAAATCAATGTACTAAATtcgaaataaaattttgggTCGAGTCGTTGAGATCCAAATTAATATATCCCTCATGATATAGTAAAAAATAACTACACACAcagaaatatattgatgttaCATGATGAAGTTTACAACAAACCACGAACCACCGCCTTAAAGTGGtcgaatatttttaaaatcggACCGGCAATCGACTTGGTATACCTTAAAAACGGTACAATCGTTTGAATCGAAATActgttttattatataaatattaatatattttagattttaattttaaaacttaaaatatgtatataaatagacaaaaaaaaatatttttaccaaattttaaaaatatataactatatacatatattcaaaatatcaaccatatttatatatatatttttaaaaacaaaaacaatgatTAAGTAAATTAAAGACtggaataatattttaaaattccaaaTATTTGTGTATATATGAACaaccaaatattatatttaagattttaaaataagaaaaaaaattcaaaattaaaaaaaatagaaatcaaaCGACACAAATAtagatttcaagaaaaaaaaatacataaaatagaagaaattataaaatttaccaATTAAAATTACAAGTTACCGCAAGATGAGCATCTCTGATCCACAGCAGACGAAATTAATTAAGTTGCCAACTAAGCTCACAAGTTGCTGCGAGATGAGCATCTTTGGTCCACAATTAGTCGATCAACTTTTCATGTTATTACACAAGAACAATTCTTGAACCAAAACCAATTCACATTCTTGCATATAAATGATCTCGGATTATTAATACTTGCTTGAATCAGTCCATGATTCTTCCAAGACCATCCCCCATGAAGTACCTGAAGCAGCCATCACTTGCCGTGTCACCCTCATTCCCATTACTATATGGACTGAAATTGTTGGGATTATTTATCCTAGGAGCGTGATAATTAATCCCTTGTTCACTCGTGTCGCTGCATTTCTCTCCTCTTTGATTACACATAGATGCATTATTCAGATAATTATGACTGCAGCCTTTTGAATCCTCCTTTCTTTTCTTGTTACACTGGAGTGCATAATTATTCACACTATTCCATTTCTGTTTGCACGTTAAACCACTCCTTTCATGTCCAAAACAAGCCATTTTGTGTGATATTTCATCCCACAGCACCTCTTCTGAAATCCCACTTTGCTGAAACTTTGCTTCCATCCCAGTTCTCAGTTGAATCACTCTCCTAATCTCGGTTTCCAGCCAAAAGTCCCCTTTCGAAGAATTAGTCATCGTTTCGCTACCGTCATCGTTCTGGTTTCCGCTTAAGCTTCTTATCTCGGGCGCCATAACTTCTTCTCTAAGAGAAGCTGCCCTCAATTCTTTTGCTGTCAATTTTTGCAAAGCATCCATTAAAGTGTTGTCTCGAGCTTCCATCCAAGCTCTCTCACTAGCCCAGAACTGGTACTCTCTCTCAATTCTTGCCGCATCTTGTTTCCTCCATTCTTCTTCTCTGGTCATCCTTTCTTGTTCCTTATGCTCAATATTTCTCATCATCTTTTCCATCAAGGATTCCTGTTTATCCATCAACTTCTTCATTTGTGAATCAATGAAGTCTCTGATCTTAGCTTTCCAATTCCGCTTACCCtttcttttcttcatttttcGCTTATCTAATTTATCATCTTCAATTCCTAAATGTATATCAGTATCGTCTGACAAAGAAGTATCAGGATCAGAAGAATTTGAGAGACAAAAGGTTGTATCAGAGAGCTTCAAACCCGGATAGGATACTTGATTATCACCTAAAAAAGTGTTCTTGTTCTGACAACTGTATTGAAAACTTCCACCATTAAAATGGGTTTTTGAAGTTGaagataaattatttgtttcgcCATAGAGAGCTTCAAGTTGCCTATAGAACCTGTAATGCTTTCCATCTTGCCTTCCAGCTTTGCCTTCTTTGGTCTTTTTGTAATACTTGTACAGATTCTCAAATTTCTCTCTGCATTTCTTGCCACTCCTCAGATATCCATGTTCCTCGTACATTATCCTGAAACcccaaattatataaaatatttatagcgAAAAGCAAGGCGTTTTGACTCTCAGAATCCAAGCAATGGAGATCTTGATATAAATTAACCCTAGTTTCAGTTCATGTACTGAGTTGTTTAAAAAGCTTCAAGTGACAATGATATTTGCTGATAATGCGTAAACTCGAGTGGTTCTTTGATGAAGTGGTGAAGGCAAACCTCGTTTGGAATAATATGACTATTCAAAGTCATACAGAAAGCTCTCTGTGAGAGGTGCTGCTTCTGGGTGTTCACGTCTTTTTATGAACGGAAACACAGGAAAAATTGTTTCAAAAGAGTGGCCTTTTTTGCAGCAGAAAGGTGGTATTAGTTCTTGTTCAAAAACAGATACTGGTGTTCTTATTTGCAGAAGTGATTGTGAGGTTACATCATCATATAAAAATCAGAACCAGAGTTAAATCAGTAACAGTTGGATTCTCGAACTCAACTTCATTAATATAGAGCTACCATTTtgttgagaagaaaaaaaatgcccacaaaaaataatgaaaaggtACAATCTGAATTCACCAAGTTAGAAAATATTAGCAGAAGCAAGCTTTCTCTGTAAAAATGGGCACTTAAAAATCTATGGTCATatataattacaattttttctTTGTGACATTTTAGAATGATcttttaaatttgttttctaGCATGAATGCGTATCTCCTAAAATATTcagaaaaaaattgtaaataaataaacaactaCTAACGGGATTTGATTTCAAGAACCAAGAAAGTGTTGTTTTGTGAACTTAGAAATTAGGTCAAGTAAAAACACTCCTACTTACACAATCATAATTCATACATACCTTGAAACCTCGTCCCACAATGGACCTTTTTGGTTGGCCTCCTTAAACTTCGAATCAAGCTTCGATCTAATCTCGAGAAGTGTAAGAGTCTCTTGTTTTGGCCACCTCACCGTCCCAGTGTCCCCTCCGCCGCTCTGCCCACCAGCGGATTCACTCTCAAACAGGCTGAAGCCGCCTACAGTTGTTGCAGCAACAGTATTATGAACCGTATCCACACCAGCGCTGTTTGTAGAATCAGAACAAAACTCCTGATGCAGTCCCCTTGGGACCACAAACATCTCCAAGGCGTGAGAAGGAGAAAAACCTATGTGAGTTGCAAGAAATCCAGGCGACGCAGGGACAGGAGGCGGAAACGTCAAAGGCCTACCGCTGATGCACTGACGGAGATCAGCCATACCATACTGATTTTCCATCATTCGCAGGAACACGAAGATTACCACTTTTCTTCTCTGGTATTAAAGGAAGAAAGAAAGGGGTGCAACCGTGAAGGTAGCGGCGGACCCGGATCGTGTTGTTACAGAGACAAGGTTGTTGAATTGTTGTAGAGGACAATGGGCCCATTTCCTGTGATGTTACTGCCGAATCAATGCAAATTATAAAGCCATATCTCCGTGTTTAGTATATTTTGTGTATTGTAAAGTATAGGGTTAGGGTACGTACGTACACAGTGTCGATGTAGATACAAGTTCCGGGGGTGGTGAGTGGTGGGGTTTCGGGGTGGGGGTGGCAAATAAAGGGGGAGACAATTGTCAAAAAGGTTAAAAGGTGAAATCTTAAATAATCCGATATGTCAGTTAAAAGATAAAATCCGCGGTTGGATTAGAGATTAGGATTTAAACTTGTTTATATTGGTAAATTttaagtaataataattatagtTTATTCCAAATTACACATtaatgtcatttgaaatttatctataaaaattttcattaaattaaatatatctatttaaatcaaatttatcttCCAAATAcaactttaataatatattacagTCGATGAAGCTATTTTAGTGGATGTCATGTTTTTTTAGATTAGAAAAGTGGCACACCAAGAGTCtaacaatatgcatcaaattcgtcattggtatattctcctccattgtcagtcctcagacacttgattttcttttctgaatcaagttcaacccgcgctttgaaatctttgaagatctggaaagcatctgatttcttcttgattggatacacccaacatctcctagtgaaatcatcaatgaacgagacaacatatctcgctcctcctagggatacaaccggtgcttgccacacatccgaatgaatcagctccaatatgcttttactcctggcagtagaagtgacaaactttaatctgtgttgtttactcgtaacacaatgctcacaaaagggtagtgacacttttgtaagtcccggcaacaggttccgttctgagagaattttcaacccccgttctgacatatgcccgagctttctatgccaaaacactgttaattcttctcctgaaccatttgatgcaacagctagttccgcctctttgtgtgtttctcccaaaagtacatacagatttgcagcaaacTTTTCAgctttcataaccacaagcgcgcctttcacaattttcatgatcccgttctcgatccgagttttgcacccaatgtcatccaattgccccaaggacaaaagattcttcgtcagtcctttcacatgtcgtacttcctgtatggtgcgaatggtgccatcaaacattttaattttgatagtaccgagtccagcgatttccaaggcatgatcatttcccatgaatacaaatcttcctgagactggttcataataatcaaaccattctctccgagacgtcatgtgccacgttgctcctgaatccataatccatgtgtcacaaaatttgtgtctgccttctgcaacagttgctgcttcgctgaataatatttcaccactgcctgaagtactggccacatttccttgagaacttttttcaatactcgtacactctttcttgaagtgccctttaccgccacatttaaagcagtaaatatttttcttcttacttctcgactttgatctacctcgtctttggctcccactggagtcacggtccatacatcttcctcttatcatcggtaaagcctctgccttcttcgatgttaccaacctatcttccttattcttgcgccggctttcttctccgagaaccgcagttaagacatcatcgaatcttagaaagcccataagaatattgttggttatgttgatgataagttgatcatatgaatctggtagactttgaagtagaagctccgcacgttcattttcccctattttatgccccatggaagtgagttgggcaaatagagtattcagtgtgttgatatggtcggtcatcgatgaagattccgccatccgaagagtataaagtcttctctttaggaaaatcatattgtgtagggacttgacctcgtacatctttgtcagagtatcccagataactttggctgtttttatctcagagatacttgacagtacttcgtctgctatagccaagtgcaGATTGGCAacagcattatcattcatctcattccactttccatcatccgtaatctccaccggtctatctccaatagccgcaaagcaattctcctttcttaaaactgcttgtatctttattttccacagcataaaattgcttccgttgaactttgctatctcgtatcttcccgccattatgtctacaacaattttaatagactggacaaaataattccgccttaaataaaaaatcttaaaaaaatcttttctgatgtggaagatcagtctaggctgcaaccacagagcatactcagaattttaagaaattttaaaccaagactctgataccacttgttggtcccacttgcggaatttgagataataaaacccgaaaataaaaaataaactggacaccgagatttacgtggaaaacccctaaaaataattagggtaaaaaccacgggtaagatgaaaagaatttccactataatgttttgtggtgtacaactcactcactgtgtttccaaagagaacacacactctcttaatacaggagaacaaacacctcacaaatattatagaatgttataagatgagagaaaactcgaagaagggatgatttcagaatgaaagagggacctctatttatagagcctcttgaccgtgtgaagacgcgtataaaacgcgtttTCTGTCTTCTCACGTAATTCCGGTGAAATTTCGTTGAAGATTCCTCCAACCAcgttttcaattttattttctcttcaaaaaGGCAGCATGTGGTCCCTTCTCATTAATTCTTTGTCGACAAGCTTATGATCTAAACGAGTTTGCACGTACACAATACATGTTCCCCAACGCCGAGGACATCCAAAAAGAGGGGATATTTCGTTAAATTTTGAATTGACTGTCTTATATATTTATGAAAACTTTGATTTGAACAAAGGTAGTTATTTGAATTAACTCACGACCATGaattaaatacaataaaaaaaataacatcgataaatataaattatgattGCAGAATTTGAACAAATTGTTCGACACCAGATTTCAACGTAGTGTAGACCGCACGCCATCCGGCCTGAGTTGGATGCGACGAATCCCAGAAAAATGCAGATTTGGGATCGCTGCAAACTGTGTACAGTTTCTTGCCTTTGTCATCCAAACTGCCACAGGAACATTCGGCGCATGTGCCCAGACAGCAGGGCTTCAATGGAGATTCAAACTTCAATTTCCCTGCTTTTCAATAAACAAAAAAGTTTATATAAGATCATTGGAcatgtaaaaattaaaataaagaaagaacatgatatatatgtgcaaatatagataattaatttaaatacctTTCAAATCGTTCTTCTGATCGAGAATGGTCGTGAACGAGTCGTAAAGATCAAGAACGAATATGTTGGATCGTTTAGTCTCGTTATTCAACTTGGCGACTGCTTGGCGCAGTAGGAGATTGTGAAATTGGACGGCGGTGTTCTGAGTAGTGTTGCATTGCTGGAACGAAGTCAACTGAGTGATGCGAGGGAGACAGCCCAATGGCTGCAACGCGGTCACCACTATTTTCCTTGCTTCGAACTCGCTGATTCGTTTCAGGTTCACAGCTAGTTGATTCACCACTCGAGGGATAAAGCCTTGTAAACCCTGAGTACAAGTAATGATTAATGTTACAAACAActgataaacaaaaaatattatatttatatgatatatcCCCGACACCAGATATTATTGAGAACTGAACTCAACCAACCCATAATCATAAACTGCGTGCATGTCATTTAATGTAATAAATTTACCTGGATAGTGCCCCCATTTTGCAGAAAAGCAGCATAATCATTCCCTGCAAGAGAGACTAGGACAACAGACGACTGCAAATCCCATTTCGTGTACACCGATTCATTAACGAGATTCTCGAAGAAATCGATTTGAGTGGTCATGTTTGGTAGCAAAGCCCCCAATGTATCGAACACACCGCTTCCCCCGAACGCGAAGTTCATCCCATACCGAAGTTTTTTGGCCCCGATTTTCCTCCATGCGTAGGGTATTGGAGTCTTCAGTCCCAAGGATTTGGCTGCACGTCGAGGAGTCAAGATCAAATTTCAGTAATGATTTaaggaaataaaaaaaaggttGAAAAGTATTTCTGAAGATAAATCAACTGCATGACTGCCATTAATTTCTGAAGATAAATCAACGTACTAAAGTCAAGAAAGGCAATAAATTTCTAGCAAACattaatttttcattaatgatAATTGAATGCCTGCTTGATTACAACTTCAAACAAACCGTGACAAGTATAATTTACTTCACATATAATGGATCATATTGTCAGCTTAATTAATTAGTACTTGCTTTTACCAATATAAtttaatgtgttttttttttaaaaaaaacattattatttaattggaAACCGCAAAAAGCAGTGCATGTATGACATTATGTAGAGAGATAGACAGCATCACAATTTATCACTTATCATACATAATTAATCAATAAGATTTAATTAGTTtgactctattttttttaattttaatcgtAAAAAGGAGTTTTACTTGTGATATattcaaacattaaaaaaattagaaatccCATACATAAGTTCGTTAATATATGGATATTTGAATTTGTGAATTTCAGATATATTTAATTCTCACACGAATTTTGTTGAAATATTCTAAATTTACCCATTTAATAAGCTTATATTCTACTCGTATACTTGAAACAAAGTTCTTCACCAAATATTGCTTAtgcaataaattattttttgggtTCCGTTGTAAGGTGCAGCACCAGCCCACCAAACCCAAAAAAGCAGATCGAGCATtaaattaacttaaattaaattaagttaaattaagttaaaccataataataataataataataataatgatgatgatgatgatatgataatAAATTAAAGCAAAAAATAAAGTGCCACCAAATAATGATACAAATGTTATTTTGTCACATT
This genomic interval carries:
- the LOC140960820 gene encoding trihelix transcription factor PTL-like isoform X2 — protein: MMENQYGMADLRQCISGRPLTFPPPVPASPGFLATHIGFSPSHALEMFVVPRGLHQEFCSDSTNSAGVDTVHNTVAATTVGGFSLFESESAGGQSGGGDTGTVRWPKQETLTLLEIRSKLDSKFKEANQKGPLWDEVSRIMYEEHGYLRSGKKCREKFENLYKYYKKTKEGKAGRQDGKHYRFYRQLEALYGETNNLSSTSKTHFNGGSFQYSCQNKNTFLDDTDIHLGIEDDKLDKRKMKKRKGKRNWKAKIRDFIDSQMKKLMDKQESLMEKMMRNIEHKEQERMTREEEWRKQDAARIEREYQFWASERAWMEARDNTLMDALQKLTAKELRAASLREEVMAPEIRSLSGNQNDDGSETMTNSSKGDFWLETEIRRVIQLRTGMEAKFQQSGISEEVLWDEISHKMACFGHERSGLTCKQKWNSVNNYALQCNKKRKEDSKGCSHNYLNNASMCNQRGEKCSDTSEQGINYHAPRINNPNNFSPYSNGNEGDTASDGCFRYFMGDGLGRIMD
- the LOC140960820 gene encoding trihelix transcription factor PTL-like isoform X1, with amino-acid sequence MMENQYGMADLRQCISGRPLTFPPPVPASPGFLATHIGFSPSHALEMFVVPRGLHQEFCSDSTNSAGVDTVHNTVAATTVGGFSLFESESAGGQSGGGDTGTVRWPKQETLTLLEIRSKLDSKFKEANQKGPLWDEVSRIMYEEHGYLRSGKKCREKFENLYKYYKKTKEGKAGRQDGKHYRFYRQLEALYGETNNLSSTSKTHFNGGSFQYSCQNKNTFLGDNQVSYPGLKLSDTTFCLSNSSDPDTSLSDDTDIHLGIEDDKLDKRKMKKRKGKRNWKAKIRDFIDSQMKKLMDKQESLMEKMMRNIEHKEQERMTREEEWRKQDAARIEREYQFWASERAWMEARDNTLMDALQKLTAKELRAASLREEVMAPEIRSLSGNQNDDGSETMTNSSKGDFWLETEIRRVIQLRTGMEAKFQQSGISEEVLWDEISHKMACFGHERSGLTCKQKWNSVNNYALQCNKKRKEDSKGCSHNYLNNASMCNQRGEKCSDTSEQGINYHAPRINNPNNFSPYSNGNEGDTASDGCFRYFMGDGLGRIMD
- the LOC140961425 gene encoding GDSL esterase/lipase At5g03610-like isoform X2 → MELSDLIFSFFCCCSLIFSGVQGSAHHYHDGRGHNHRGDYGFRPTKLFVFGDSYADTGNIRKTLANSWNIPYGITFPGKPAGRFSDGRVLTDYVAKSLGLKTPIPYAWRKIGAKKLRYGMNFAFGGSGVFDTLGALLPNMTTQIDFFENLVNESVYTKWDLQSSVVLVSLAGNDYAAFLQNGGTIQGLQGFIPRVVNQLAVNLKRISEFEARKIVVTALQPLGCLPRITQLTSFQQCNTTQNTAVQFHNLLLRQAVAKLNNETKRSNIFVLDLYDSFTTILDQKNDLKGKLKFESPLKPCCLGTCAECSCGSLDDKGKKLYTVCSDPKSAFFWDSSHPTQAGWRAVYTTLKSGVEQFVQILQS
- the LOC140961425 gene encoding GDSL esterase/lipase At5g03610-like isoform X1 — translated: MELSDLIFSFFCCCSLIFSGVQGSAHHYHDGRGHNHRGDYGFRPTKLFVFGDSYADTGNIRKTLANSWNIPYGITFPGKPAGRFSDGRVLTDYVAKSLGLKTPIPYAWRKIGAKKLRYGMNFAFGGSGVFDTLGALLPNMTTQIDFFENLVNESVYTKWDLQSSVVLVSLAGNDYAAFLQNGGTIQGLQGFIPRVVNQLAVNLKRISEFEARKIVVTALQPLGCLPRITQLTSFQQCNTTQNTAVQFHNLLLRQAVAKLNNETKRSNIFVLDLYDSFTTILDQKNDLKAGKLKFESPLKPCCLGTCAECSCGSLDDKGKKLYTVCSDPKSAFFWDSSHPTQAGWRAVYTTLKSGVEQFVQILQS